From Diceros bicornis minor isolate mBicDic1 chromosome 16, mDicBic1.mat.cur, whole genome shotgun sequence, one genomic window encodes:
- the CNDP2 gene encoding cytosolic non-specific dipeptidase, with amino-acid sequence MSVLTTLFKYVDENQDRYIKKLAEWVAIQSVSAWPEKRAEIRRMMEMAAADIKQLGGSVELVDIGKQKLPDGSEIPLPPILLGKLGSDPQKKTVCVYGHLDVQPAALEDGWDSEPFTLTERDGKLYGRGATDDKGPVAGWINALEAFQKTSQKIPVNIRFCLEGMEESGSEGLDELIFAQKDKFFKDVDYVCISDNYWLGKKKPCITYGLRGICYFFIEVECSDKDLHSGVYGGSVHEAMTDLIILMGSLMDKKGKILIPGISEAVAPVTEEELALYDKIDFDLEEYAKDVGAKTLLHDCKKDILMHRWRYPSLSLHGIEGAFSGSGAKTVIPRKVVGKFSIRLVPNMTPEVVSKQVTSYLTKKFAELHSPNKFKVYMGHGGKPWVSDFNHPHYMAGRKALKTVFGVEPDLTREGGSIPVTLTFQEATGKNVMLLPVGSADDGAHSQNEKLNRHNYIEGTKMLAAYLYEVSQLKN; translated from the exons ATGTCGGTCCTCACTACCCTGTTTAAGTATGTTGATGAAAATCAGGATCGCTACATTAAG AAGCTCGCAGAATGGGTGGCCATCCAGAGCGTGTCTGCATGGCCCGAGAAGAGGgctgaaatcagaaggatgatgGAAATGGCCGCTGCGGATATCAAGCAGTTGGGCGGCTCCGTGGAGCTGGTCGATATCGGGAAACAGAAA CTCCCTGATGGCTCGGAGATACCACTTCCTCCCATTTTACTCGGCAAACTGGGCTCCGACCCACAGAAGAAAACAGTGTGTGTTTATGGACATCTGGACGTGCAGCCGGCAGCCCTCGAGGACGGCTGGGACAGCGAGCCCTTCACCCTGACAGAGCGAGACG GCAAATTGTATGGGAGAGGTGCAACAGATGATAAGGGGCCAGTGGCCGGCTGGATCAATGCCCTGGAAGCCTTTCAGAAAACAAGCCAG AAGATTCCTGTCAACATCCGATTCTGTCTGGAAGGCATGGAGGAGTCGGGCTCCGAGGGCCTGGACGAGCTGATTTTTGCCCAGAAAGACAAATTCTTTAAAGATGTGGACTAcgtctgcatttctgacaattACTGGCTGGGAAAGAAGAAGCCCTGCATCACGTACGGGCTCAGGGGCATTTGCTACTTTTTCATCGAG gtggaatgcagtgacaaagaCCTCCACTCCGGTGTGTACGGGGGCTCAGTGCACGAGGCCATGACAGATCTCATTATTTTGATGG GCTCCCTGATGGACAAGAAAGGGAAGATCCTCATCCCCGGCATCAGCGAAGCGGTGGCCCCCGTGACAGAGGAGGAGCTGGCGCTCTACGACAAGATCGACTTTGACTTGGAGGAGTACGCCAAGGACGTGGGAGCCAAGACCCTGCTGCACGACTGCAAG AAGGACATCCTGATGCACAGATGGCGGTATCCGTCCCTCTCCCTCCACGGGATTGAAGGCGCCTTCTCTGGGTCGGGGGCCAAGACCGTGATTCCTAGGAAAGTGGTCGGCAAGTTCTCCATCAGGCTCGTGCCGAACATGACTCCTGAAGTTGTCAGCAAGCAG GTTACAAGCTACTTGACTAAGAAGTTTGCTGAACTGCACAGCCCAAACAAGTTCAAGGTGTACATGGGCCATGGCGGGAAGCCCTGGGTGTCTGACTTCAACCACCCACATTACATGGCTGGAAGAAAAGCCCTGAAAACAG TTTTTGGTGTTGAGCCAGACTTGACCAGGGAAGGTGGCAGTATTCCTGTGACTTTGACTTTTCAGGAGGCCACGGGCAAGAATGTCATGCTGTTGCCTGTGGGGTCAGCTGATGACGGCGCCCACTCCCAGAATGAAAAGCTCAACAG GCATAACTACATAGAAGGAACCAAAATGCTGGCTGCATACCTGTACGAAGTGTCTCAGCTGAAGAACTGA